From the genome of Hymenobacter sp. PAMC 26628, one region includes:
- the mltG gene encoding endolytic transglycosylase MltG, which yields MPEPAKLSSVERRDLSVRRRNRNAAVVSILGLGLVCFSYYFYQIFFTANIETKGTPTYVLVHRGESWKAVLDSVDKTNTVVDRLSLHFVAKLMKYDRPGAVKPGRYELKDGYTNRQLIGVLRAGIQSPLKLTFANVRLRQELAAKLARQIDARPAHIDSLLASPAYTHSLGFDTTTVLTMFIPNTYQIYWNTSAENLMQRMKKEYEKFWTPARDAAREKEHLSRAQVSTLASIVEAEQQQHADERPRIAAVYLNRLKKGMKLQADPTVVYANRDFTIKRVLNVHLQKDSPYNTYKYAGLPPGPIDLPSIASIDAVLHPEDNDYLYFCAKEDFSGYHAFATNERDHILNARRYQAALNRAGIK from the coding sequence ATGCCCGAACCTGCCAAACTGTCAAGCGTTGAGCGCCGCGACCTGTCGGTGCGCCGCCGCAACCGCAACGCTGCCGTCGTCTCCATCCTGGGCCTGGGCCTGGTGTGCTTCTCGTATTATTTCTATCAGATTTTTTTCACGGCCAACATCGAAACCAAGGGTACGCCCACCTACGTGCTCGTCCACCGGGGCGAAAGCTGGAAAGCTGTGCTCGACTCGGTGGATAAAACCAACACCGTGGTCGACCGGCTTTCGCTGCACTTCGTGGCTAAGCTGATGAAGTACGACCGCCCCGGCGCCGTGAAGCCCGGCCGCTACGAGCTGAAGGACGGCTACACCAACCGCCAGCTCATCGGCGTGCTGCGGGCCGGCATCCAGTCGCCGCTCAAGCTCACGTTTGCCAACGTGCGCTTGCGCCAGGAGCTGGCCGCCAAGCTGGCCCGCCAGATCGACGCCCGCCCCGCCCACATCGACTCGCTGCTGGCCAGCCCGGCCTACACCCACAGCCTGGGCTTCGACACCACCACGGTGCTCACCATGTTCATTCCCAATACGTACCAGATTTACTGGAACACGTCGGCCGAGAACTTGATGCAGCGCATGAAGAAGGAATACGAGAAGTTTTGGACACCCGCCCGCGACGCGGCCCGCGAGAAGGAGCACCTCAGCCGGGCCCAGGTGAGCACCCTGGCCAGCATCGTGGAGGCCGAGCAGCAGCAGCACGCCGACGAGCGCCCCCGCATCGCGGCCGTGTACCTCAACCGTCTCAAAAAAGGCATGAAGCTGCAAGCCGACCCCACCGTGGTGTACGCTAACCGCGACTTTACCATCAAGCGCGTGCTGAATGTGCACCTGCAAAAAGACTCGCCCTACAACACCTATAAGTACGCCGGCCTGCCCCCGGGGCCCATCGACTTGCCTAGCATCGCCAGCATCGACGCCGTGCTGCACCCCGAGGACAACGACTACCTCTACTTCTGCGCCAAGGAGGATTTCAGCGGCTACCACGCCTTCGCCACCAACGAGCGCGACCACATCCTGAACGCCCGCCGCTACCAAGCGGCCCTGAACCGGGCGGGGATTAAGTAA
- a CDS encoding lysophospholipid acyltransferase family protein has protein sequence MKAPAARPYPWYYAPLNWLLLGLAHLPLGALYVVADGLYYLLAYGLRYRGRVVQNNLRNSFPDKSEAEIRRITENFYRHFTQLIVEILKLAAISPAELARRATWVNPELMAGALARQRPVITLGSHMGNWEWILGSGALALPGVMAGVYKPFKNPFVEAFMRRVRTRTGAEAVPMLGTLRYLVQHRRGGRNISLLTDQAAGPEDRPYWTNFLHQDTGFYSSAERLAAQFDCAVLYVGIRRVRRGHYEIKFTEMPWGPAVAGAPEGTSPITEAFARQLECDIQASPEQYLWTHRRWKHKRP, from the coding sequence GTGAAGGCACCCGCTGCCCGGCCATACCCGTGGTACTACGCCCCCCTGAACTGGCTGCTGCTGGGCCTGGCCCACCTGCCGCTGGGGGCCCTGTACGTGGTGGCCGACGGGCTGTATTACTTGCTGGCCTACGGGCTGCGCTACCGGGGCCGGGTAGTGCAGAACAACCTGCGCAACTCATTCCCCGATAAGAGCGAGGCGGAAATCCGGCGCATTACCGAAAATTTTTACCGCCATTTCACGCAGCTCATCGTTGAAATTCTGAAGCTGGCGGCCATCAGCCCGGCCGAGCTGGCGCGCCGGGCCACTTGGGTGAACCCCGAGCTGATGGCCGGGGCCCTGGCGCGGCAGCGGCCCGTCATTACCCTGGGCTCGCACATGGGCAACTGGGAGTGGATACTGGGCAGCGGGGCCTTGGCGCTGCCCGGCGTGATGGCCGGCGTGTACAAGCCGTTCAAAAACCCGTTTGTGGAAGCCTTCATGCGGCGGGTGCGCACCCGCACCGGGGCCGAGGCCGTGCCCATGCTGGGCACGCTGCGCTACTTGGTGCAGCACCGCCGCGGCGGCCGCAACATCAGCCTGCTCACCGACCAAGCCGCGGGCCCCGAAGACCGGCCCTATTGGACCAATTTCCTTCACCAAGACACTGGCTTTTACAGCAGCGCCGAGCGGCTGGCGGCGCAGTTCGATTGCGCCGTGCTGTACGTGGGCATCCGGCGGGTGCGGCGCGGCCACTACGAAATTAAGTTCACCGAAATGCCCTGGGGCCCCGCCGTGGCCGGGGCCCCCGAGGGCACGTCGCCCATCACCGAGGCCTTCGCCCGGCAGCTGGAGTGCGACATTCAGGCCTCGCCCGAGCAGTACCTCTGGACGCACCGCCGCTGGAAACACAAACGGCCGTAA
- a CDS encoding acyl-CoA thioesterase, whose protein sequence is MYSSDIQIRVRYAETDQMGYVYHGNYAAFFEVARTEAFRQLGIRYKDLEADGVGMPVGELRTRFRRPARYDDLLTIRLLLKQPAEGSRVLFEYEVYNEARELLTEGHTLMVFVSTATGRPVPVPANIADKLAPYFSDDETAGPLGGVLPVPTDAPAPAAFGK, encoded by the coding sequence ATGTACAGTTCCGACATCCAAATCCGCGTGCGCTACGCCGAGACTGACCAGATGGGCTATGTGTACCACGGCAACTACGCGGCGTTTTTTGAGGTGGCGCGCACCGAGGCGTTTCGGCAGCTGGGCATTCGCTACAAGGACTTGGAGGCCGACGGCGTGGGGATGCCGGTGGGCGAGCTGCGCACGCGCTTCCGCCGCCCGGCCCGCTACGACGACCTGCTCACCATCCGGCTGCTGCTGAAGCAGCCCGCCGAGGGCTCGCGAGTGCTGTTCGAGTACGAGGTGTACAACGAAGCCCGCGAGTTGCTCACCGAGGGCCACACGCTGATGGTGTTCGTGAGCACGGCCACCGGGCGGCCCGTGCCGGTGCCGGCCAACATTGCCGACAAGCTGGCGCCGTATTTTAGCGACGACGAAACGGCGGGGCCCCTGGGTGGTGTTCTGCCCGTGCCGACGGACGCGCCCGCGCCGGCGGCCTTTGGTAAATAG
- a CDS encoding L-threonylcarbamoyladenylate synthase, with protein sequence MSATLLRIHPDNPPLNRIQQAVDVLRKGGVIIYPTDTVYGIGCDVTNAKAVEKVCRIKGLNPEKANLSFICHDLSHISDYAHGISTTTYKVIKKALPGPFTFLFEASASAPRHGGVKRKTVGIRVPDNQIILSLVKELGNPIVSTSVRSDENTLEEYVTDPDLIFEKYRALVDLVIDGGFGGNVPSTIIDCTNDDFELVRQGAGDIEQYL encoded by the coding sequence ATGTCTGCCACGCTCCTTCGCATCCACCCCGACAACCCGCCCCTCAACCGCATCCAGCAGGCCGTGGACGTTCTCCGCAAGGGCGGCGTGATCATTTACCCTACCGACACGGTGTACGGCATCGGCTGCGACGTGACCAATGCCAAGGCCGTCGAGAAAGTGTGCCGCATCAAGGGCCTGAACCCCGAAAAAGCCAACCTGAGCTTCATTTGCCACGATTTGTCGCACATCAGCGACTATGCCCACGGCATCAGCACTACTACTTATAAGGTCATCAAAAAAGCCCTCCCGGGGCCTTTCACCTTCCTCTTTGAGGCCAGCGCCAGTGCCCCGCGCCACGGCGGCGTGAAGCGCAAAACGGTGGGCATCCGGGTGCCCGACAACCAAATTATCCTGAGCCTAGTGAAGGAATTGGGTAACCCCATCGTGAGCACCTCGGTGCGCAGCGACGAAAACACGCTCGAAGAATACGTGACCGACCCGGACCTGATTTTCGAAAAATACCGGGCCCTGGTGGACCTAGTTATCGACGGCGGCTTCGGTGGCAACGTGCCCAGCACCATCATCGATTGCACCAACGACGACTTCGAACTAGTGCGCCAGGGCGCCGGCGACATCGAGCAGTATTTGTAA
- a CDS encoding zinc dependent phospholipase C family protein, with amino-acid sequence MLRFFTLLLALGALSLRPAAAYSVLTHQANVDSCWKRCLVPALERRYPGATAEDLEKARAYAYGGAIIQDMGYYPLGAMLFTNLTHYVRSGDFVRNLLDGAHDRNEYAFALGALAHYAADLSGHSKGTNLAMPLVYPELKAKYGDVITYAEGPKQHTQLEFAFDVSQVAAGHYRTQEYHRAIGFEVSKELLERAFEKTYGLPLGKVFLNTDVSIATFRFSVQRIIPFASRSAWHYQKKEIQQANPRIKRREFVYKQSKKEYHQLYGSGYKRPGLAARMMSGLIGILPKVGPLKPFAFRPPTKEALKIFRASFANVMKSYCSLLSEQGAAAPPPVLANQDFDTGHDTRFGEYSLADKTYGEWVRKLAKEKFEGVTPPMRSNILTFFNSSKTKPADAEEQESKNRRETDEALTELRALATVPANK; translated from the coding sequence ATGCTCCGGTTTTTCACCTTGTTGCTGGCACTGGGCGCCTTGAGCCTGCGGCCCGCCGCCGCGTACTCTGTGCTCACCCACCAGGCCAACGTTGATTCGTGCTGGAAGCGCTGCCTGGTGCCTGCCCTGGAGCGCCGCTACCCCGGGGCGACAGCCGAAGACCTTGAAAAAGCCCGGGCCTACGCCTACGGCGGCGCCATCATCCAGGATATGGGCTACTACCCGCTGGGGGCCATGCTGTTCACCAACCTCACCCACTACGTGCGCTCGGGCGACTTTGTGCGCAACCTGCTCGACGGTGCCCACGACCGCAACGAGTACGCTTTTGCCCTGGGGGCCCTGGCCCACTACGCCGCCGACCTGAGCGGCCACTCCAAAGGCACCAACCTTGCTATGCCCCTGGTGTACCCCGAGCTAAAAGCCAAGTACGGCGACGTCATTACCTACGCCGAGGGCCCCAAGCAGCACACCCAGTTAGAATTTGCCTTTGACGTGTCGCAGGTAGCGGCCGGCCACTACCGCACCCAAGAGTACCACCGCGCCATCGGCTTCGAAGTTTCGAAGGAACTGCTGGAGCGGGCGTTTGAAAAAACCTATGGCCTGCCGCTGGGCAAGGTGTTTCTAAACACCGACGTGAGCATTGCCACGTTCCGGTTCTCGGTGCAGCGCATCATCCCGTTTGCCTCGCGCTCGGCGTGGCACTACCAAAAAAAGGAAATCCAACAGGCAAACCCGCGCATCAAGCGGCGCGAGTTTGTGTACAAGCAAAGCAAAAAAGAATACCACCAGCTGTACGGCAGCGGCTACAAGCGCCCCGGCTTGGCGGCCCGCATGATGTCAGGGCTCATTGGCATTCTGCCCAAAGTTGGTCCGCTCAAGCCGTTTGCTTTTCGCCCGCCCACCAAGGAAGCCCTGAAAATCTTCCGGGCTAGCTTTGCCAACGTCATGAAAAGTTACTGCAGCCTGCTGAGCGAACAAGGCGCAGCGGCCCCGCCGCCAGTGCTAGCGAACCAGGATTTTGATACGGGCCACGACACTCGCTTCGGTGAGTACTCGCTGGCCGACAAAACCTACGGCGAATGGGTGCGCAAGCTGGCCAAGGAAAAGTTCGAGGGCGTCACGCCGCCTATGCGGTCCAACATCCTGACGTTCTTTAATTCCAGCAAAACTAAGCCGGCCGATGCGGAGGAGCAGGAATCCAAAAACCGCCGCGAAACCGATGAGGCCCTGACGGAACTGCGGGCCCTGGCCACGGTACCGGCCAATAAATAA
- a CDS encoding WbqC family protein produces MQPYPQVFGPGFEPGLSVLDLLFAQGPAAGAYLG; encoded by the coding sequence GTGCAGCCCTATCCGCAGGTGTTTGGCCCAGGTTTTGAGCCTGGGCTGAGCGTCCTGGATTTGCTGTTTGCGCAGGGACCAGCGGCGGGCGCGTATTTAGGTTGA
- a CDS encoding (2Fe-2S)-binding protein, whose protein sequence is MNHDQTPAPEGPLADGSRRSFVKQAGGLLGLALAPPLTGFADRLAGPATTLEGPTDLTLRINGTARTLRAEPRVTLLDALREYLDLTGTKKGCDHGQCGACTVLVDGRRVNSCLTLAVMTQGKEVTTIEGLAKGDDLHPMQEAFLKHDGFQCGYCTPGQIMSGVACVKEGHATSDDQCREWMSGNLCRCGAYPNIVAAVREVAGKA, encoded by the coding sequence ATGAACCACGACCAAACCCCGGCTCCTGAGGGGCCCCTGGCCGACGGATCACGGCGCAGCTTTGTGAAGCAAGCCGGTGGCCTGCTGGGCCTGGCCCTGGCCCCCCCGCTCACCGGTTTCGCCGACCGCCTAGCTGGTCCCGCTACCACCTTAGAGGGCCCCACCGACCTTACGTTGCGCATCAACGGCACGGCCCGGACTCTGCGCGCCGAACCCCGCGTAACGCTGCTCGACGCCCTGCGCGAGTACCTCGACCTAACCGGTACCAAGAAAGGCTGCGACCACGGCCAGTGCGGCGCTTGCACCGTGTTGGTGGACGGCCGCCGCGTGAACTCCTGCCTCACGCTGGCCGTGATGACTCAGGGCAAGGAGGTGACGACAATTGAAGGCTTGGCGAAGGGCGATGACCTGCACCCCATGCAGGAAGCGTTCCTTAAGCACGACGGCTTTCAGTGCGGCTACTGCACGCCGGGCCAAATCATGTCGGGCGTGGCCTGCGTGAAGGAAGGCCACGCCACTTCCGACGACCAGTGCCGCGAGTGGATGAGCGGCAACCTGTGCCGTTGCGGTGCCTACCCCAACATTGTGG
- a CDS encoding YihY/virulence factor BrkB family protein yields the protein MHSPVLRRARLPDLRQQRSYRRAIVGLKRFRLFGGQASLYDVLDRVLLELRLDSLEKRAAYMAFNLTVALFPTIIFLFTLIPYIPVPNLNVDILQFLGDFMPPELYAATASTIEDIVNIPHGGLLSFGFGTALVLSSNGIMALLDAFEKKYPNFKHRSYIRKRMIATALTFVLASILGLAIAGIFFGTYLIDGLVFYEIVPERYTDLVLTAVRYGSLLALFLSTTCVIYYFVPPVHDKWPLLSAGAVVATLLIFLVSFLFTLYVRIFDSYNHFYGSIGALVGFMVWLEFVCMTLIIGFEVNVSVDVVTGRLKKNTPNEPLKMNR from the coding sequence ATGCACTCGCCCGTCCTCCGCCGCGCCCGCCTGCCCGACCTGCGCCAGCAGCGGTCCTACCGGCGCGCCATTGTGGGACTTAAGCGGTTCCGGCTGTTTGGCGGCCAGGCGTCGCTGTACGACGTGCTGGACCGCGTACTGCTGGAGCTGCGCCTGGATAGCCTGGAAAAGCGCGCCGCCTACATGGCCTTCAACCTCACGGTGGCCCTGTTCCCGACCATTATTTTCCTGTTTACGCTCATCCCCTACATTCCGGTGCCGAACCTGAACGTGGACATTTTGCAGTTCCTGGGCGACTTCATGCCGCCCGAGCTGTACGCCGCCACGGCCTCTACCATTGAGGACATCGTGAACATTCCGCACGGGGGCCTGCTCTCGTTCGGGTTTGGGACGGCCCTGGTGCTCAGCTCCAACGGCATCATGGCGCTGCTCGACGCGTTCGAGAAGAAGTACCCCAACTTCAAGCACCGCAGCTACATCCGCAAACGGATGATTGCCACGGCGCTGACTTTTGTGTTGGCGTCTATTCTCGGGCTGGCCATTGCCGGTATTTTCTTCGGCACCTACCTCATCGACGGGCTGGTATTCTACGAGATTGTGCCCGAGCGCTACACCGACCTCGTGCTGACGGCGGTGCGCTACGGCTCGCTACTGGCGCTGTTTCTGAGCACGACGTGCGTGATTTATTATTTCGTGCCGCCCGTGCACGACAAATGGCCGCTGCTTTCGGCGGGGGCCGTGGTGGCCACGCTGCTCATCTTTCTGGTGTCGTTCCTGTTCACGCTCTACGTGCGCATTTTCGACTCATACAACCACTTCTATGGCTCCATCGGGGCCCTGGTGGGCTTTATGGTGTGGCTCGAATTCGTGTGCATGACGCTCATCATCGGCTTCGAGGTGAACGTGAGCGTGGACGTGGTGACGGGCCGCCTCAAAAAAAATACGCCCAATGAGCCGTTGAAAATGAACCGGTAA
- a CDS encoding WbqC family protein: MLILSELPYHPPAAFFAALLQADGLVLEAQENYRKQTYRNRCLIRTAQGVQALTVPVVDGNRAEKVKTSDIDIDYRQNWVHRHWRTLQTAYGNSPYFEYYADYLHDIYRTKPTRLFELNLAFLRLELRCFRLTLPVTFSTDYRLPGQPGAPGCLDRRDWLGPKAGGAGLTVRQLWAWCSPIRRCLAQVLSLG, encoded by the coding sequence ATGCTCATCCTTTCTGAACTGCCGTACCACCCGCCAGCGGCATTTTTTGCGGCCCTGCTCCAGGCCGATGGCCTCGTGCTGGAAGCCCAGGAAAACTACCGCAAGCAAACCTACCGCAACCGCTGCCTCATCCGCACAGCGCAGGGCGTGCAGGCCCTCACGGTGCCGGTGGTGGACGGCAACCGCGCCGAAAAAGTCAAAACGTCCGATATTGACATTGATTACCGCCAAAACTGGGTGCACCGCCACTGGCGCACCTTGCAAACCGCCTACGGCAACAGCCCGTACTTCGAGTATTACGCCGATTACCTGCACGACATCTACCGCACCAAACCCACCCGGCTTTTTGAGCTGAACCTGGCCTTCTTACGCCTGGAACTGCGCTGCTTCCGCCTCACGCTGCCCGTTACGTTTAGCACCGATTACCGCCTCCCCGGGCAGCCGGGGGCCCCGGGCTGCCTCGACCGGCGCGACTGGCTGGGCCCCAAGGCGGGGGGGGCGGGCCTGACAGTCCGGCAGCTTTGGGCCTGGTGCAGCCCTATCCGCAGGTGTTTGGCCCAGGTTTTGAGCCTGGGCTGA